The window TGGGGCGAGTTTTCCAACGTCTATGCAACCAATACCATTGCTCTGGATAAGATAAAACTTTTTTTTCAACTGCTTGGGTATAAAATTGGGTTATTACTTTTATTTTATCTTTTAATGTTCCGTTTAAAGTTTTAGTATCAAGGGGTTTTTCTAAAAAGAGACGAATTTTTGTGCCTTCTCTAATTACAAATGCTGGCCAAATTAAGGCCTTTGCCCTTAAGGCAATCAAAGCTGGGCCAATATTAACAGCTGCTATTTCACCTAAAAATGGTAAAAAAATTGCTTCTTTTTTTAATGTATTATGATCCACTAAAAACGCAGCCATCCCTCCTTGGCGTAAATTAGGAAGGAGCTTATAAGTAATTAATCTATGACCGACAATTTCTGCATTTCGTTCTGTTCTCAATCTTTTTATTAATTTTGCCATAAATTTATTTTTAGGGAATTTTACTACTACTTGAGTTGATTTATTTGGTAAATAAAATTTTAATAATGCTAATAACATTTCCCATGGACCTAAATGCCCAGTAACAATAACTGCAGGTCTTTTACTATTTTTTAATAAGTTTATATTATCAAGATCATCTGTTACAACATTATCGCACATAAATTTATAATCAAAATTTTGGACTAAAAAAGATTCAAAATAAGCCATTCCAGTATGAATAAAGCTTTGCTTAGCTAAAGATTTAGCTTGTATAAAATCCAAACCAAGATGTTTTTGAATGGAAAAAATAGTTTGTTCTCGTCTTTTTTTTAGTAAATTCCATAATAAAAGACCAATAATTCTACCATACCTATCACAAGAATAAATATTTATACTTCTTGACCAATTAATAAGAAGTTGAATAAAAATCTCATCTAACATAAAGCAAATCTAATTCCTTATATAAATATTTTTTATAAAATTCAAAATTTTTATCTTTTACTAAAATTGGTTTTCCATATTTAACTTCACATTTAGCAAAAGGATAAGGTAATTCAAATTTATCCCATGAATTAAAAACAAACTTTTTAGATATACATACTCTTACTGGTATTATAGGTAACTCTAACTTATAGGCAAGAAACAAAATACCATCTTTTATTTTATGACGTGGTCCTGTAGGACCGTCTAATGTGATAACCATATCTCTTGGATCTTGACGAAATTTTTTTAACATAGAAATTAGGGCTTTTACTCCTGTTTTGTTACTAGAGCCTCGCGCTAAAGTATAACCTAATTTTAACAATACATTGGCAATAATTTCTCCATCTCTGCTAGGGCTTACAAGAACGCGTATATTTTGATTGCGATGTAAATAACATAAAGGAAAAAGTTCTCCATGCCAAATTCCAAATAACACAGGTTGTTCTTGTTTTTTCAAACAAATATAATTATCATATTCAATTTGTTTATAACGAAGCGTTGATGACCATATTTTAGCCAAAGCAGTTATAATAGAAAAAGGAATTTTAATTTTTTTACTCTTAGACATTTTTAAACCTTAAAATAATATTTAACGAGTTGTTATCATGGTAAAAAACACTGCTTGTCAAGATATAGAATTAAAATCAAAAAAATTAAAAATAGGTCAGATATCTTATCTTAATATTTGGCCTTTTTTTTATTATTTAAAAAGAGA is drawn from Desulfonauticus submarinus and contains these coding sequences:
- a CDS encoding lysophospholipid acyltransferase family protein, which translates into the protein MSKSKKIKIPFSIITALAKIWSSTLRYKQIEYDNYICLKKQEQPVLFGIWHGELFPLCYLHRNQNIRVLVSPSRDGEIIANVLLKLGYTLARGSSNKTGVKALISMLKKFRQDPRDMVITLDGPTGPRHKIKDGILFLAYKLELPIIPVRVCISKKFVFNSWDKFELPYPFAKCEVKYGKPILVKDKNFEFYKKYLYKELDLLYVR
- a CDS encoding lysophospholipid acyltransferase family protein, whose protein sequence is MLDEIFIQLLINWSRSINIYSCDRYGRIIGLLLWNLLKKRREQTIFSIQKHLGLDFIQAKSLAKQSFIHTGMAYFESFLVQNFDYKFMCDNVVTDDLDNINLLKNSKRPAVIVTGHLGPWEMLLALLKFYLPNKSTQVVVKFPKNKFMAKLIKRLRTERNAEIVGHRLITYKLLPNLRQGGMAAFLVDHNTLKKEAIFLPFLGEIAAVNIGPALIALRAKALIWPAFVIREGTKIRLFLEKPLDTKTLNGTLKDKIKVITQFYTQAVEKKVLSYPEQWYWLHRRWKTRPN